The DNA segment CTAATAGTTAGTGACATAATTTTCAATCAAAGTTTATTACATAATCGTGTATTGGGAATGATATAAATTATGTATAGAAATTCATAATTTCGATGAGTTTTGtgaattgaaaataatatgaCTGTAATTTGAGAAAATTCACGCAAAAAATGGATGGAGAAAAGACTTTTGAGTCCATTTTTTTtcctataatttttattaaaatcaaaatgtaatatatatacGTATATCCCATATCGAGATTCACTAGTTTTCGGCAAAAATAAACAGATGAAGGGAGCATTTCCATTTTTTTAACaggtaattttttaatttatgctGTAATAtgattgtattaaaaaaaattaaaaaatagtaaaCAATACCAAAAATCACTCATcggaataattataataattggtTATCGTGTTCAtgatgtgtatgtgtgtgaacaattaactttaaaataaataaaatagatcGTGATCGGAAATTTTGGATAACTGTTGCtacctgaatttttttttttgggagaaGTTAAATGACTTAAATGTTGTAACCGAATCTAATCTTTCACGAGTTATTCGGAGTTTGGCTCCATAAAAAGCTCATTCGAGATCCTTTATTAAGTTTATCGAACCGATCTCGACAATTTTATCGAGTCAAGCTCAAGCTTAAGAATATGCGAATCTTAAGATCACAAGCTCGACAATTTTATCGAGCCAAGCTCAAGCTTAAGGATATTCGACTCTTAAGATcacgagctcgagctcgactcgtttcTGTGGCTCGAGCTCGGCTAGCTTGTGTGGGCTGTGAGAGTACATAATTCAAGCATTACAAAACAACTTGCATTGTGTCACATTGATATCTGAGTAAAACAGAAGATATTGAAAGTGTATGAGAAATCTTTCCCTTAAATATTCATAGCTTAATCGATCTTTTGACAAATAATTGCTTCACTAGCTCGAAAATGTGTTTGTTTAATGATCTCGAAAATGAGTCTCTTTAAGTGGAGTTCAAGCTAGACTCGTTAAACGAGTTATTAACGAGCCAAGTTCGAGCTATTCACGAGCTTACTAATTTCAAAACGAGTCAAGCTCAAGCCTCATGATTAAAGTATGAATCGAGGTCGAGCCGATATATACATTAAACGAGTCGAGTTCGAACCTGATACTATTCAGCTAGGTTCGACTCGACTCAACTCAACTCGTTTACCACCTTAATcatattgataataaaaatatataattttattttgtatacatATCAAGAGACCCTTAGAATAGACAAATTACTCAAACAAGTTATCATAAACATCTCAacaaaacttataaaaaaattacaaaactaccaaaagtatttaatttaaaaacaaagaGGACACTCTTTCTAGGCAGATTTCTAATTGTGTAATGCAACATTGTGGACGATCTGCCAACAAGTCGCTCATTTTCTCGCATCATCTTTAGATTTGATAGACTTtttgttaattgtttttaagtCTTTTTGTAAATCTtgaatcttttaaaataaattaaaaaaggaaaaatgcgAACGTGTGCAAAGTATATCCCATAAAATTGAACGTGACGCAGGCACTATTACGAGTAGTACGAAACTGCAAAATTTTGGGCAAAATATTTGCCTTTTCACTTTTCCAGTAAATAAAGAGAGAGAGTACCCTTTTGATTTCTATTTCCAAAGTACACAAATCCACAGTATTACtatggtaaaaatttgtgtgagacgatctcacgagtcgtatatTATGAGACCGATCTTTTATTTATgtcatccattaaaaatattactttttatgttaagagtattattttttatcgtgaatatcgataagattgaTCAATTTCATCTATAAACATTCGTGAGATCGTGTCTATTATTATATAAGTCTTCCCCACGTCAAATTctcaccatatatatatattcgctTCCTCTTCCATCTTCCCCATTCCCAACTCCACCGCTCACCGCCACGGAGACACCTGACAGCTCGCATTGCCTCGGCGACATGGGAGTTACGAAGTTACCGACCGGTAATATAAAAACAAGAGTGAACATCTGTCTTCACAAGCTTTCCGACAGAGACACGCTTTCTATGGCGACCAACGAACTCGAAGGCATCGCTAGAGCACTCCCGAGCGACGATTTTGTACCTTTCTTGAGCTGTCTTTCCACTACAGACTCCTCGGAGAAATCCCCCGTCCGCCGCCAGTGCGTGCGTATTTTGAGCGTCTTATCCGCGGCGCATGGCGATGCTCTGTCGCCCCACGTGGCCCGCATGATCTCCGCCGTCCTCCGCCGTCTCCGGGACCCGGACTCCGCTGTACGCGCCGCTTGCGTTGATGCCGTTTCATCAATCACAACACACGTTACTCAGCCACCGTTTTCTGTCATCCTCAAGCCCCTCGTTGACGCGCTCTTCCAGGAGCAGGATTCGAACGCGCAGATGGGCGTGGCACTCTGCGTATCCGCAGCAGTGGATGCGGCGAGGGAGGTGGATGCTTCAGAGATGAGAAAGCTCTTGCCCAGAATTCTGAAGTTGATAAAAAAGGACTGTTCCAAGGCGAAGCCTTCTTTGTTAGTGTTGATTGGCCGTATCGTAAGCACTTGTTGTGTGAAAAGTAGAAGCCTGTTGAGTTCTTTGCTCTGCATCGCGGTTGAATTCCTGAGTAGTGAAGATTGGGCTGCGAGAAAAGCTGCGGCAGAGGTTTTAGATAAAACGGCGGCCACGGCGGACAGAGATTTGGCTGTGGAGTTTAAGGGAAGTTGTGTCGCTgctttggaaagcagaagatTTGACAAGGTAACAAATTTTTACGTTATTTTTCTTCAGAATTTGATTAACATCATTACTTTGTATAATTTATAACTGCAAAAtctgaaaatattgaaaaacacTGGGACAGGTAAAAGTTGTGAGGGAGACAATGAATCAGGCATTAGAGAGGTGGAGAGATCTTCCTGACTTGTTGGAAGAGGTGACATCCCCTAAAGGTAATTTAGAATTTGTTCATATTTCGGCACCATTTTttatatccttttcttttctctgTTAAATTTCCATACCAAAGTTTGGATTTGAGCACGACCCTTAGAATTCATTGCATTCTTATGACTTTGGCCGTTGAAAGTATGGTGCCTAAACAATTTTACATGGGAGAGTTTTGAAGATGATAATATATATGACATTGATTAAGAATTCAAACTGGTTAGACTGGTGCTGAGTTTGAATCATATGTGCTCACTACTAGTGGATGCACAATCAAATTTATTGCAAGATTAGAACGAACATAATGTTACAATCATACAATATGATCAGGTAGCAGCTGCTGCAGCAGCGGATACTCCCCGGTTCTGCTTTCGATGCGTGGCTCAGTAACTCCCCAATTCAGAAAAGTAACTCCTATGAAGTCCTCAGTATCGAGCTGCTCGTCCTCAGGCAGCAGTCAAAAGAGCATTGTAAGAAGTGACCAGGAAAAGAAACCTTGTACCTTGAAGCACAATATACCAGAAGTGATGAAAAATTTTCGGTCCCGAGTTGTCCCATTCAATTTTAATAGCGATGATCTGGATGTGGGTTATGGAGATTCTATCCATGAAAAGATGGAGAGTCGAACGGAGGAGTTCGAGGATTTGTCTTTGATTCGTGATCAACTTCTACAGATTGAGAATCAGCAATCTACTTTACTGGATATCCTTCAGGTTTGGATGTACAGACAATTCTTAGAGTAGTATTCTGTGAGAATTGTTTTTACTCTTGTTATGTGATAGGATCATTAACAGTTTTACATACTTAATAGGACACTTTTAGGTTACTCTTGAGTAAGTAACCTGTTAGCTACATGACCATTTTCCCCACTGGAGAATCATGGCGGGCGGTGCGAAGATCGCTCGATCTTCTAACTACAAAAACATGTTTTTGGGGTTACCTAGATCAGTATTTGGATGTCTTTAACCATTCGAATCGAAGATTACATCCTAGCTACATAAACATGTTTTCGGGTTATGTCGATTAGTATTTTGGATGCGTTTAACTATTCGAAAAGAATTAATCTGGTAATATTTGTTGTGGTATGTTTTCAGAAATTTATAGGAAGCTCTCAAAAGGGGATGAATTCCCTGGAAATACGAGTGGAGGGGCTGGAGAAAGTGGTGGATGAAATGTCCCAAGATTTGGCCATTCCAGGCACCTGGAAGTACATGTAGGTAGTATGATTGTATAACAAAGTATGCATAGTTATTTTTTCTTACTAAAaggtttcttgattttgattagCTGCACGAAATGACGGTATAAATGGATGAATTTATCTAATCATCTCCATAAATGACGGTTTTTATTCAATAATGATATTTTACTTTTCaaagttatttaaaataaaattagagtttctcaaaaataaataaattaataaaacttgagttcaatatttaaaatagtttgaaacattcaatattaaaagatggaacATTATTGGGTTTGCACATATTATGTGGAGAAAATTACACTGCATCTCTCtcactttttattatttttttatttttttaagtttaggGAGACTGTCAATTGGATCTTGAATTAGAGACTTTATCTCAAATTTGAGACTTTGATGTCAAATGAATTGTTCACACCTTATGATGTTTGAGTGAAAATTGAAAGTATAAAAGCGCATGTGTGAAACGAATCTTTGATTCGATCCAACtcatagaaaaatattatttgtcatgtcaaaattattatttttcataatagaTATGGATTGGATCAACCGTTTCATGAGAATAGTGTGGTAGATTATCTCAATTTATATTTCCAAAAAATTGGGGGCACatctcatttaaaataaaaggacTTATTGGACTTATATTGTATCATCACAACTCTAACACACATTTTCTTCTACTGTTATCTTATAACAAATTATCAGCATTAATGTTTTTTAAGgtaaaattcacaaataatttcattttaatatttgtatGAATGCTCTCGAAGAAACACAATATTTACATTATTTCATATCGAGGTTCCCGATATAacacaaattttaattttatgtagTTTTATATCAATGCTCTTAAAGTAGCACCATATTTAGATTTAATATTGATGCTCTCCAAATAGCACaatcaatataaatataaatgttaAGATTTATCAATATTATCGAAGAATAATTAATCTAAAATCAAAAGTTAGTCAATATTACCGAACAATATTGatcttttgagatttttttatctaaaaatttgtc comes from the Primulina huaijiensis isolate GDHJ02 chromosome 8, ASM1229523v2, whole genome shotgun sequence genome and includes:
- the LOC140983632 gene encoding TORTIFOLIA1-like protein 4 — protein: MGVTKLPTGNIKTRVNICLHKLSDRDTLSMATNELEGIARALPSDDFVPFLSCLSTTDSSEKSPVRRQCVRILSVLSAAHGDALSPHVARMISAVLRRLRDPDSAVRAACVDAVSSITTHVTQPPFSVILKPLVDALFQEQDSNAQMGVALCVSAAVDAAREVDASEMRKLLPRILKLIKKDCSKAKPSLLVLIGRIVSTCCVKSRSLLSSLLCIAVEFLSSEDWAARKAAAEVLDKTAATADRDLAVEFKGSCVAALESRRFDKVKVVRETMNQALERWRDLPDLLEEVTSPKGSSCCSSGYSPVLLSMRGSVTPQFRKVTPMKSSVSSCSSSGSSQKSIVRSDQEKKPCTLKHNIPEVMKNFRSRVVPFNFNSDDLDVGYGDSIHEKMESRTEEFEDLSLIRDQLLQIENQQSTLLDILQKFIGSSQKGMNSLEIRVEGLEKVVDEMSQDLAIPGTWKYM